In Methanooceanicella nereidis, one DNA window encodes the following:
- a CDS encoding AAA family ATPase, producing MKVIAFVGMPGAGKSEASGVAREMGLPVIIMGDVLREEVKNRGLEPTDANIGSVANQLRKDEGMDAIAKRCIPKIESLEGNVVVIDGIRGIAEVETFKEKFGENFTLVKIDAPFELRLERLTRRARSDDNGTPEWLRQRDERELSWGMGKAIEVADKEVVNLDPIEKFREEIGSILTRESIETTVSVLVFPTEVEENVARAVENIFPGTKLNMIKQKGYVDRFEGKPSDLSHFHDLLRKEKILDTARNFFYKGLSREEKEISFELNKQAAFMGEVNFLDHDVALGGIYVTISHFDPEMIIDWLAPVTKDGRPVMEIEL from the coding sequence ATGAAGGTCATAGCTTTCGTAGGGATGCCCGGAGCGGGAAAGAGTGAGGCGTCCGGCGTCGCTCGCGAGATGGGGCTCCCCGTCATAATAATGGGAGACGTGCTTCGCGAGGAAGTAAAGAACAGGGGGCTGGAGCCTACCGATGCCAACATCGGCTCGGTCGCGAACCAGTTGAGAAAGGATGAGGGAATGGACGCGATAGCTAAGAGGTGCATTCCGAAAATAGAGTCATTGGAAGGCAACGTGGTCGTTATCGACGGCATACGCGGCATCGCCGAGGTCGAGACGTTCAAGGAGAAGTTCGGGGAGAACTTCACGCTCGTCAAGATAGACGCTCCGTTCGAGCTCAGGCTGGAGAGGCTCACAAGACGTGCCCGCTCTGACGATAATGGCACGCCGGAGTGGCTCAGGCAGCGCGATGAAAGAGAGCTATCATGGGGCATGGGCAAGGCTATCGAGGTCGCTGATAAAGAAGTGGTCAATCTAGACCCTATAGAAAAATTCCGGGAGGAGATCGGGTCCATACTTACGAGGGAGAGCATCGAGACCACCGTGTCCGTTCTGGTGTTCCCGACCGAGGTAGAGGAAAACGTGGCCCGTGCCGTAGAGAACATTTTCCCGGGCACAAAGCTGAACATGATAAAGCAAAAAGGCTATGTGGACCGCTTTGAAGGCAAGCCCTCGGACCTTTCGCATTTCCACGATCTATTAAGAAAAGAGAAAATACTTGATACTGCACGAAATTTCTTCTATAAGGGCCTATCGAGAGAGGAGAAAGAAATATCGTTCGAGCTGAATAAACAGGCTGCCTTTATGGGTGAAGTGAACTTCCTGGACCACGATGTGGCCCTTGGGGGCATATACGTCACTATATCACACTTCGACCCTGAGATGATTATCGACTGGCTTGCGCCGGTAACGAAAGACGGCAGGCCTGTGATGGAGATAGAGCTTTGA